In Brachypodium distachyon strain Bd21 chromosome 2, Brachypodium_distachyon_v3.0, whole genome shotgun sequence, one genomic interval encodes:
- the LOC100838370 gene encoding cysteine proteinase inhibitor 4 translates to MARLSGSSGAHALLLLLVVLLATCAAPSASAARAEPSGQYLWGDGGGRERKVGARTEVRDVEGNREVQELGRYSVDEHNRRREDDGRLEFGRVVSAQRQVVSGLKYYLRVAAAELPQQQQEEGINNNNKAVEGERVFDAVVVVKPWLDSRALLRFAPAHAE, encoded by the coding sequence ATGGCTCGACTGAGCGGCTCTTCGGGCGCAcacgcgctgctgctgctgttggtaGTCCTGCTCGCGACCTGCGCGGCGCCGTCTGCGTCTGCCGCGCGCGCCGAACCGAGCGGCCAATATCTCtggggcgacggcggcggcagggagagGAAGGTGGGGGCGAGGACGGAGGTGAGGGACGTGGAGGGGAACCGGGAGGTGCAGGAGCTGGGGCGGTACTCCGTGGACGAGCACAACCGGCGCCGGGAGGACGACGGGCGGCTGGAGTTCGGCAGGGTCGTGTCCGCGCAGCGCCAGGTCGTGTCCGGGCTCAAGTACTACctccgcgtcgccgccgccgagctcccccagcagcagcaggaggagggaatcaacaacaacaacaaagccgTTGAAGGGGAGCGCGTGTtcgacgccgtcgtcgtcgtcaagCCCTGGCTCGACTCGCGCGCGCTGCTCAGGTTCGCGCCGGCGCACGCCGAGTGA